The following are from one region of the Dreissena polymorpha isolate Duluth1 chromosome 2, UMN_Dpol_1.0, whole genome shotgun sequence genome:
- the LOC127868290 gene encoding kyphoscoliosis peptidase-like: MGCPQSKSRDLNPDVNGTGDVNGRKRRNDAVRPEPEQSKHAPAKATHNFNDDPAVMGISENLEHTIPVNPNPNLAAKKSTHADDNQKASKSVETNVANKPTISNANGDAKPLEIQRTECKDGKTSPHHSLTTKKSASEAAVAVSLPENNSESESNAVLMEKEHNKRKLIKKTIEDRDNMSHGKETVLTSAFIPDVDAADSPTYKRRLKSEAVDLSDVSLSEKALNTSPKETSKTPVRDPAVSTNQPPTSLPDLRTPDDNKPKEKPNPWEGSSAVRHINEGQIQYGIPKGVPEPAPPKSRKSDFVTPTTFVLADRLVDEAPNDALAFNKLAGYLTGTVKKSELQKADDEPDAGANNPQLPAAKPVTTLKKDIVTDVQLQFKHIDENAKNTPGSCLLSVDRLASHLCSVATSDLEKIRAFYFWVCNNISYMYDKEKTLSDKLRYDATSTLRQGQGSYVNLMAALCKEVNIPVVTIPGCSKGLRHQPDKEFKLGERNHSWNAVYFNGEWRFLDCTWGSGYVDVSGKFQRQFDEFWFLTDPEVFCYDHFPAHPVWQLLEEPIEIEEFNQKPCLTEKSRELGFKLISHREPIVYFSNEVTISFATENYPLSNITADLRDEAGTEINSRRCMRRLDNKTFEVRVVPPEVGEYTLNLYGKARDYLHAKFRKLVDYTLRCNGVYPTPTKFPDHKKAWGPEPNYAELGFTDAIQSMSVFSRDSAEMSIELEQTRLVTILAELKASSDDKKELEGYTMVTARENSQTVHIRFPALGYYRLDLFAEGKTEKFEFAAMFLLECTANATNVKKFPKFNADSVAKHICEILEPKDYEISAKSTISFKIRSLKSKNVMVGVPVEESYGSRMEKLGDLKADEECVFSGTIKTPGPGKTVYISGSAAPPNVFWSRLYEYVTK; this comes from the exons ATGGGCTGTCCGCAATCAAAGTCACGTGACCTTAACCCAGACGTTAACGGGACGGGTGACGTGAATGGGCGTAAAAGAAGAAACGACGCCGTACGACCAGAGCCCGAACAATCTAAGCATGCGCCCGCGAAAGCCACGCATAACTTTAATGATGACCCAGCAGTGATGGGCATAAGTGAGAATCTTGAACACACTATACCCGTCAATCCGAATCCAAATTTAGCCGCAAAGAAATCGACACATGCAGACGACAATCAAAAGGCATCCAAGTCGGTTGAAACAAACgttgcaaacaaaccaacaataaGCAATGCAAACGGTGATGCAAAGCCATTAGAAATCCAACGGACTGAATGCAAAGATGGTAAAACTTCACCACACCATTCACTCACAACTAAAAAATCAGCGTCTGAAGCAGCCGTTGCGGTTTCTTTACCCGAAAATAATTCAGAGAGCGAATCTAACGCAGTGCTAATGGAGAAAGAACATAATAAAAGAAAACTGATAAAGAAAACGATCGAAGATCGAGATAATATGAGCCATGGTAAGGAAACCGTGTTGACGAGCGCTTTTATCCCTGACGTAGATGCAGCTGATAGTCCGACGTATAAACGTCGACTTAAGAGTGAAGCTGTTGACTTGAGCGACGTCAGTTTGTCGGAAAAAGCGTTGAACACGTCCCCCAAAGAG ACGTCAAAAACACCAGTTCGAGACCCGGCTGTCAGTACCAACCAGCCGCCTACGTCACTTCCGGACTTGCGCACTCCCGACGACAACAAGCCTAAGGAGAAGCCTAACCCTTGGGAAGGCTCATCCGCGGTCAG ACACATCAACGAGGGTCAGATTCAGTACGGAATACCAAAAGGTGTACCTGAACCGGCTCCCCCGAAATCCCGGAAGTCAGACTTCGTGACGCCAACTACGTTTGTTTTGGCAGACAGATTAGTGGACGAG GCTCCAAACGACGCTCTCGCCTTCAACAAACTCGCCGGTTACCTCACCGGCACCGTGAAAAAGAGTGAACTACAGAAAGCAGACGACGAGCCCGACGCCGGCGCGAACAATCCTCAACTTCCGGCGGCAAAGCCCGTTACTACACTAAAGAAGGACATCGTCACTGACGTGCAGCTACAGTTCAAGCACATCGATGAGAACGCAAAGAAT ACCCCAGGGTCATGCTTGCTGTCAGTGGACCGCCTGGCGTCACATCTGTGCTCGGTCGCCACCTCAGATCTAGAGAAGATTCGAGCCTTCTACTTCTGGGTCTGTAATAATATCAG TTACATGTACGATAAGGAAAAAACGTTGTCCGATAAGTTGCGTTATGATGCGACGTCGACGTTACGTCAGGGGCAAGGAAGTTACGTCAACCTCATGGCAGCTCTCTGCAA GGAGGTCAATATCCCTGTAGTTACGATACCCGGATGTTCCAAAGGTCTCCGCCACCAACCCGACAAGGAGTTCAAACTTGGTGAACGGAACCACAGCTGGAACGCCGTTTACTTTAACGGGGAGTGGCGTTTTCTGGATTGCACGTGGGGGTCTGGATACGTCGACGTCAGTGGTAAATTCCAACGTCAGTTCGACGAGTTCTGGTTCCTGACGGACCCCGAGGTTTTCTGTTATGACCATTTCCCCGCACACCCTGTTTGGCAGCTCCTCGAAGAGCCGATTGAAATCGAAGAGTTCAACCAGAAGCCGTGCTTAACCGAGAAATCAAGAGAGCTCGGTTTTAAGCTAATTTCCCATCGCGAACCGATCGTGTACTTTAGCAACGAAGTCACTATCTCGTTTGCAACCGAGAATTATCCGCTGTCGAATATTACCGCGGACCTGCGCGACGAGGCCGGAACAGAGATAAATTCGCGCAGATGTATGAGGCGTCTGGACAATAAGACGTTTGAGGTGCGCGTTGTTCCGCCGGAAGTTGGCGAATATACGCTAAATCTTTATGGAAAGGCTAGAGACTATCTTCATGCCAAGTTTCGGAAGCTAGTAGATTATACGTTACGGTGTAACGGTGTGTATCCAACGCCAACAAAGTTTCCAGATCATAAAAAGGCCTGGGGTCCTGAACCGAACTACGCAGAGCTAGGATTTACAGACGCGATTCAGTCAATGTCAGTGTTCTCACGCGACTCCGCGGAAATGTCAATAGAGCTAGAGCAAACCAGGCTGGTAACAATTTTAGCCGAACTTAAGGCCTCGAGTGACGACAAAAAAGAACTAGAAGGTTACACGATGGTTACAGCTCGTGAAAATTCGCAAACTGTTCATATAAGGTTTCCAGCACTAGGATATTATCGCCTTGATTTATTTGCCGAGGGAAAAACGGAGAAATTCGAATTTGCGGCCATGTTTCTTTTGGAATGCACAGCAAACGCAACAAATGTGAAGAAGTTCCCCAAATTCAACGCGGACTCTGTTGCGAAACACATTTGCGAAATACTTGAGCCAAAGGACTACGAAATTTCCGCGAAGTCAACGATCAGTTTCAAAATTCGGTCTTTGAAATCGAAAAACGTCATGGTCGGTGTGCCAGTTGAGGAATCGTATGGGTCGCGCATGGAAAAGTTGGGAGATCTAAAGGCAGACGAGGAGTGTGTGTTTTCCGGTACAATAAAAACGCCGGGTCCCGGAAAGACGGTGTATATATCGGGTTCCGCGGCGCCTCCCAATGTCTTCTGGAGTCGTCTGTATGAATATGTCACTAAGTGA